In the genome of Salana multivorans, the window CGCAACCCCTGGCAGACTCGTCCCACGGCCGACCGCACCGCGACACCTCGGCCGCAGCTCCCGAGGAGAACCCATGACGACGCCGAACCCCTACGGACCGCAGCCCTCGGACACGCCCCCGGGCGTGACGACCCCGGGCACGACGCCGCCCGGCGCCTCGGTCCCGGGCATGCCGAGCCCGTCCGGGTCGCCCTACGGGGCGCCGTCGTACGGGTCCCAGCCCTACGGCGCGACCCCCTACGGCCCCGGTACCCAGGACGCGCCCGTCGCCGGGCCGCCGGCCGGCTCGCCCTACCAGTCGGCCTACCCGTACGACGCCATGCCGTACCGCCCGACGAACCAGCTCGCGATCGTCGCGCTCATCCTCTCGCTCGCCGGTCTCGCCACGTTCCTCACGGCCCCGGCCGGTGCGATCTGTGGTCACATCGCGCTCGGGCAGATCCGACGCAACCCGGGTCAGCAGGGCTACGGGACCGCCGTCGCGGCGATCGTGAGCGGCTGGGTCATCACGGTCCTCGGCCTCGCTGCCGCCGCGTGGTTCATCTGGGTCATCACCCAGCTCTCCACGATCCCGAACCAGTACTGAGATCGGTCGGACCGCCGTCACCGCGGCCCCGGAAGCACTGAGGGCCCCGTCCGACAAGCGGACGGGGCCCTCAGCGTTTCGCGCGGTAGCGGTGGGATTTGAACCCACGGTGGCTTTGACACCACACAGCATTTCGAGTGCTGCACCTTCGGCCGCTCGGACACGCTACCCAGCCCGGAAAGTGTAGCCTCCCCGGACGGTCCGCCCAAACCGGTGTCGCCTCGGCCACACGGCCGAGCGGAATGCCCCGCCCGCGCGCGACGTTGCCGCAGACGTCATGGCCACCAACACCCCCAGCCCCGCCGCGAGCAGCCCCACCACGAGCACGGTCTCGCCGCGCGTCCTCCACTCCACGTGGGCGCCGTCGTACGCCGACCACCGCCCCGACGCCACCGACGCCGAGCTGACCGAGGCCGCCGACCTGCTCGCCGGCCACCGCGTCCTCGCGCTCACGGGCGCCGGCCTCTCCACCGACTCGGGCATCCCCGACTACCGCGGCCCGCAGGCCCGCCCGCGCAGCCCCATGACGTACCAGCAGTTCGTGGCCGACCCCGCGTTCCGCCGCCAGTACTGGGCCCGCAACCACATCGGCTGGCTGCACGTCGGGCGCACCCAGCCCAACGCCGGCCACCGCGCGCTGGCCGACCTCGAGCGCGCCGGCGTCCTCACCGGCGTCATCACGCAGAACGTCGACCGTCTGCACCAGGCCGCCGGCTCCCGGCACGTCCTCGACCTGCACGGCAGCTACGCCGAGGTCGTGTGCCTCGACTGCGGCCGGGTCATCCCGCGCACCGAGCTCGACGAGCGTCTCGCCGACCTCAACCCGGGCTTCCGCGAGGCCGCGCTGGCCGCGTCCCCCGAGATCGCGCCGGACGCCGACGCGGTCGTCGCCGACACGGACGGCTTCCGCGTCGCGACGTGCGAGGTCTGCGGCGGCACGCTCAAGCCGCACATCGTCTACTTCGGCGAGAACGTCCCACCGGCGCGGGTCGCGCGCAGCTACGCCATGGTCGACGACGCCACCGCCCTGCTCGTCGCCGGCACCAGCCTCGCGGTCCAGTCGGGTCTGCGCCTGGTGAAGCGGGCCGCGCGCGCCGGCAAGCCGGTGGTCGTCGTCAACCGCGGCCTCACCCGCGGCGACGACCTGGCGACGCTCCGGCTGAACGCCGGCACCTCCCGGGCACTCCCGTTCCTCGCGGACGAGCTGACGTCGTCGGTCCCGCCGCGGACGACGGCGACGCGAGCCGCGGCATCCGCCAGACTCGACCCGTGACCGACGAGACCCTCCCCCGACCACCCGGTTCCGTCGCGACGCCGCACTACCTCACCGGGCTGGCCCTGGTGATCGCCGGCGGTGCGCTCGGCTCGCTCGCCCGGTACCTGCTCCTGCTCGCCACCCCCCACCCCGCGGGACTCCAGGTGCTGACGATCTTCGTCATCAACGTGGTCGGGTCGTTCCTGCTGGGGCTGCTCGTCGGGCGCGTCCGCGCGGTCCTGACGCTAACCGCCGCGCGGTGGCGCCTGTTCCTCGGGACGGGCGTGCTCGGCGGGTTCACGACGTACTCGACGTTCGCCCTGCAGGTCGTCACGGTGGCGGCCGACGGCGCGTGGTTCCTCGCCGCCTGGTACCCGGTCGTGAGCGTGGTCCTCGGGGTGCTCGTCGCGTGGACCGGGCTGCGGATCGGCCTGCGGACGGGGACCCGGTGACGGGCGCGGCGCTCGCGCTGCTCGTGGCCCTGGCCGGCGGCCTCGGCGCGGGCGGGCGCTACACGCTCGACGTCACGCTCGGGGCCCTCGCCACCCGCGCCGGACGGCCGGGATGGGTGCTCGCGGGGATCAACGTGACGGGGTCGCTGCTCATCGGCGTGCTGGCCGGGCTCGCGACGGCGGGGTCCCTGGGGGGCGAGTCGCAGACGATCCTCGCCACCGGCTTCCTCGGCGGGTTCACGACGTTCTCCGCCGCGAGCCTCGACGTCGTGGAGATGGAGGAGCGGTCCGGGCGGGACGCGGCGGTGCTGCGCGCGCTGGTCGTGCCGGTCGCGGCCGTCGCCGCCTGCGCGCTCGGGGTCTGGCTGGCCGGGGGCCTCTGACGAG includes:
- a CDS encoding Sir2 family NAD-dependent protein deacetylase, whose protein sequence is MATNTPSPAASSPTTSTVSPRVLHSTWAPSYADHRPDATDAELTEAADLLAGHRVLALTGAGLSTDSGIPDYRGPQARPRSPMTYQQFVADPAFRRQYWARNHIGWLHVGRTQPNAGHRALADLERAGVLTGVITQNVDRLHQAAGSRHVLDLHGSYAEVVCLDCGRVIPRTELDERLADLNPGFREAALAASPEIAPDADAVVADTDGFRVATCEVCGGTLKPHIVYFGENVPPARVARSYAMVDDATALLVAGTSLAVQSGLRLVKRAARAGKPVVVVNRGLTRGDDLATLRLNAGTSRALPFLADELTSSVPPRTTATRAAASARLDP
- a CDS encoding fluoride efflux transporter FluC — protein: MTDETLPRPPGSVATPHYLTGLALVIAGGALGSLARYLLLLATPHPAGLQVLTIFVINVVGSFLLGLLVGRVRAVLTLTAARWRLFLGTGVLGGFTTYSTFALQVVTVAADGAWFLAAWYPVVSVVLGVLVAWTGLRIGLRTGTR
- a CDS encoding DUF4190 domain-containing protein, yielding MTTPNPYGPQPSDTPPGVTTPGTTPPGASVPGMPSPSGSPYGAPSYGSQPYGATPYGPGTQDAPVAGPPAGSPYQSAYPYDAMPYRPTNQLAIVALILSLAGLATFLTAPAGAICGHIALGQIRRNPGQQGYGTAVAAIVSGWVITVLGLAAAAWFIWVITQLSTIPNQY
- a CDS encoding FluC/FEX family fluoride channel, producing the protein MTGAALALLVALAGGLGAGGRYTLDVTLGALATRAGRPGWVLAGINVTGSLLIGVLAGLATAGSLGGESQTILATGFLGGFTTFSAASLDVVEMEERSGRDAAVLRALVVPVAAVAACALGVWLAGGL